In the genome of Hyphobacterium sp. CCMP332, one region contains:
- the crtI gene encoding phytoene desaturase, translated as MSKKVIVIGSGFAGISVAANLAKSGFSVTVLEKNEQPGGRARSFESNGFLFDMGPSWYWMPEVFENFYQSFKKKASDYYNLIRLDPSYRVYFGEKDFLDIPAKMEELENLFEQLEPGSSKNLKKFISESAYKYEVGMRDLVHKPAKSILEFADLRLLKGMLKMHVFQSISNYIKKYFSHPRLIQLLEFPVLFLGATPWKTPALYSLMNYADMALGTWYPMGGMHNIVKAMKDIAEEQGVVFKTGINVEAIKSEGRNVKGVFAGDHFYEADIVVGGADYHHIDQHLLAPNVRMYSDDYWQKRVMAPSSLIFYLGVNKKIEGLQHHNLFFDQDFVEHAKEIYESPKWPENPLFYVCCPSKTDPSVAPEGKENLFILVPVAPDLEDNEEIREHYYNMVIGRLEKIIGQKIKEDIIYKRSFAHKDFISDYNAFKGNAYGLANTLRQTAILKPALKNKKLNNLFYTGQLTVPGPGVPPSIISGQVVAKEINKAFKA; from the coding sequence GTGTCAAAAAAGGTAATAGTCATTGGTTCCGGATTTGCCGGCATATCCGTAGCAGCTAACCTTGCGAAGTCAGGTTTTTCAGTAACAGTACTTGAAAAAAATGAACAACCGGGTGGCAGGGCAAGATCTTTTGAATCGAATGGCTTCCTGTTTGACATGGGCCCCAGCTGGTATTGGATGCCCGAAGTGTTTGAGAATTTTTATCAGTCATTTAAGAAAAAAGCATCTGATTATTACAATTTAATCAGACTCGATCCTTCTTACCGCGTCTATTTCGGTGAGAAGGATTTTTTAGATATCCCCGCTAAAATGGAAGAGTTGGAAAATTTATTTGAACAGCTTGAACCCGGGTCTTCTAAAAACCTTAAAAAATTTATCAGTGAATCGGCGTATAAATATGAAGTAGGCATGCGCGACCTGGTGCATAAGCCAGCGAAGTCTATTTTGGAGTTTGCTGATTTACGTCTCTTAAAGGGGATGCTTAAAATGCACGTATTCCAAAGCATTTCTAATTATATAAAAAAATATTTTTCCCATCCGCGCTTAATACAATTACTTGAATTTCCTGTACTTTTTCTTGGGGCAACGCCCTGGAAAACCCCGGCTCTTTACAGTTTAATGAATTATGCCGACATGGCTTTGGGGACCTGGTACCCTATGGGCGGAATGCACAATATAGTAAAGGCAATGAAAGATATTGCTGAAGAACAAGGTGTTGTTTTCAAAACCGGAATCAATGTTGAAGCCATAAAGTCAGAAGGCCGAAATGTAAAAGGTGTATTTGCCGGAGATCACTTTTATGAAGCCGACATTGTCGTGGGAGGTGCGGATTATCATCATATAGATCAGCATTTACTTGCACCTAATGTCCGAATGTATTCCGATGACTATTGGCAAAAAAGAGTTATGGCCCCTTCGTCCCTTATATTTTATTTAGGCGTCAATAAAAAAATAGAAGGATTGCAACATCATAATCTTTTCTTTGATCAGGATTTTGTTGAGCATGCCAAGGAAATTTATGAATCGCCGAAATGGCCGGAAAATCCACTTTTTTATGTATGTTGTCCATCAAAAACGGATCCCTCCGTGGCACCGGAAGGAAAAGAAAACTTGTTCATCTTGGTACCGGTGGCTCCGGATTTGGAAGATAATGAAGAGATAAGGGAGCATTATTATAATATGGTAATCGGTAGATTGGAAAAAATTATTGGTCAAAAAATTAAAGAAGATATCATTTATAAGAGGAGTTTTGCTCATAAGGATTTTATCTCAGATTACAATGCGTTTAAGGGGAATGCCTATGGTTTGGCAAATACACTTAGGCAAACAGCAATATTAAAACCAGCTTTAAAGAACAAAAAGTTAAATAATTTATTTTATACAGGACAATTGACGGTTCCGGGTCCGGGGGTACCGCCTTCTATTATATCCGGACAGGTAGTGGCGAAAGAGATTAATAAGGCATTTAAGGCTTAA